The segment ACCAGCTCATCAAGCTTGCTATCTGACGGGCCGCCAAATCCTTTCATGCGAACGGCCGCTTCCATCAGGTTATCCGCACTGCGGTAAGGTAGCCCAGCGATAATCGCGCCACCTGCGAACACTTCCGGATAGGTCGCCAGCATCACAGACGTCATGGCGCCACCCGAAGACATCCCCGTGATAAAGACCCGTGCAGGGTCGATGTCATGATCCTCAACGACTCTTTCAATCATATGGCGAATAGATAGTGGCTCGCCTCCGCCTCGGCGGCTGTCGCCAGACTTGAACCAGTTGAAGCTGCTAATCGGGTTGTTACTTTTCCTTTGCTCAGGATACAAAAGTGCTATCCCGCACTCGTCGGCAAGCGCCGACCAGCCTGACCCAAGATCATAACCCTCTGCAGATTGGGTGCTCCCATGCAGAACAACCACAAGTGGCCCATTTTTAGAGAAGTTCTTAGGGATATAGGTGTCTGCATGCAATGCCCCAGGATCCGCGCCGAACTCTTTCAAATCGGTCAGGCGATTTTGACTACCTGAAGTTCTCGGCATAAGGCCTCCGTTGCCAACATAGTCTGGAACATACTGTTTGTAGAAAAAGTCTGCGGTAGGCAGCATCATTTAAGAAGGCTCCTTGTAAAACTTTAACAGCTTCTGCTGAGATTGATCGCTGAACTCCCCAGCCATTGGGCCGTTCGGCTTATTTACCTCAGCTACCTTCTGCTGGCTACGAACAGCCACTGGAATTAGCGCCACCGCATATAATGCAAGGCCCACCGCAGCAAGGAGTGTTCTAGTAATAAGCGAATCTTGAGCGGTGACCGCCAAAAGTATGGCTATCGTTCCGAGCGTGAGCGCAAAAATAATTTTCATAACGTTTTCCTGACAGTGGATCGGCTTAATGCAGACTCACGCGATCCTATACACATAAATACCTATCGGTACGCCAGGCATGGTAACTCGCCATTCATAATGAACATTGATAAACCATGAAGTCGGCATCTGCTCGGCCGAGGGTAAAGATTGCTCATTAAAAAAAGGCTGGGGCTATATAATCCGAGAAATATTTATTGCTTAGCAAAGAAGCAATAACACTTCTTTTAATACAACAATCTAACGCTGAGCTTTAATCAGTGAAATCACTAAAAATGGTGTCGCACTCCTTGCGACACCAAACTAAGAGAATTATAGTGGCGCTGCCTTCCTGGCAGCGCATAGCGCAACATCCTTGTTTAGACACTTCCTTTGTCCCGCTTAACCTCAAGATAGACCTTAAAAGACGCTGTCACTGTGCGCTGGCGAACGTAGTACTGTTTAATTTAAAAAATACGAACTAAAGGGTAAAAGAAAGCGCCATTACAATACTTAACGGTGTTTAGTAAATTGATGATATTCCATTAAACAATACGTTATAAGGTCTGTTTCGAGCGCTCTTTTTTGCGTCTAAGCTTTTTTAAAAAGTACTTTCTGCAGCACGGTGCAACGTCAAGCGCGAGACACTCACACTCTTTATCTAACGCCCAGGTTCTGATTTCACTCAGAAGTGCCTTGGCAATACCTTCCCCTCTTACCGCAGGCGTAACCCACATTTGACAGATGTGAGCGATTCCAGCCTAACTGACTTGTACAGCGCCCAATCATCGGGGTTAGTACTTTGATGTTGAAATTTTTCATATGGGAGATTCGTTGCATTTTATAGTTTCTGAAAAATCCAGTTCCATAAATAACAAGACCCAGCGCCTAGCGACGCCGAGTCTTGTTTTACAAGCTTTCGTCTTGCTGAGATTTTGCTATTAGGGAATGATCTTCTCAGCACGTAGGCGATCAAATAGGTCGAAGAAGGCGCTGCGGGTCTCGCGGAAATGGTCGAAACCGAAATCGCGTGACTTGGTAGTATCGTTGACACACTCCTGGTCACGGCCCAGATCGGCATCCGTATGCCACCATGAGGCAAGTTTAGTGACATCAGCCTCGACCAGATTGTGCTTCTCGGCAATTTCACGCCAAGTGTCGTCGATCCCGGCCATCTGTGTGTCTAACGGCTGCGTCGTTTCAGGGCATTCGACCACTTCAAGGCCGAAGTACTCGCCAATCTCACGCCACATACGACGCCAGCGAAAAACGTCACCGTTAACCGTGTTGAATGCCTGATTCGCCGCTCCCGGTGTCGTCGCGGCCCACTCCATTTGGCGCGCCAAAACCAGCGCGTCAGTCATGTCAGTTAGTGCGTTCCATTGAATCTGCGAACCGGGGAATATGAATGGCTTGCCGGTTGCCTTACAAATTGAGGCATAGACGGCAAGCGTGGTGCCCATGTTCATGGCATTACCACGGGCGTAGCCAATGACCGTGTGCGGACGATGAACGTTCCAGGCAAAGCCTTGACGCTCGGCGTTTTCGAACAAGACGTCTTCCAACGCATAGTAAAAGTTATCGCCAGGAACCCGCGGCTCGGATTCGCGGAACGGCGTTTCAATGCGACCGCTGCCGTAGGCTTCAAACGAACCGAGATACTGCTTGGTTCCCGTAACCAGCGAGGCGTGCTCTAGATTAACGTCATCAAGCGACGCGAAAAGATTGCGCATCATGGCACTATTGGCTTCGACATTGGCCTTCTCGTTCTCGCGACCGACCCAAGTGCAGTAAAACACATGGGTAATTGGCAGGCCGGCCAACGCCTCTTGGGTAGCGGACGCATCGAGCAGGTCCGTGGTCACTGGATTCACGCCGTTCTGTTCGCTGGCGTGGCGTGATAGCCCGTAAACCGTCCAACCGCTAGCCACTAGGTAAGAAGCTAAATTGCCACCAGTGATTCCGGTGGCACCGACGACTAGTGCAATCCCTTTACGCATGGGCTTTATCCTTTCGTGAATGATGTCTGGCCGCCAAGCGGGCAGCCGATGCCCACATTCTGGTAGCGGTCGTTCATTGCTACAATCAAAAGCACTGCAAATCTTTATTGCACAAGACGCAACTTAAGGAGTTTCAACACGATGGATCTCAATGCCCTGCGCGTATTCGAGCGTGTCGCTGCGACGGGAAGCTTCACCGCTACCGCTCGCCACTTCCATCGAGCGGTTTCTTCCATTTCTAGGCAGATCCAAGGCTTGGAAGAGGACGTAGGTCAGCCGTTGTTTTACCGGCATACCCGAGCCGTGGCACTTACCGAGGCGGGGTGGCGTTACTACGAAGAAGTACGCGATATTCTAGAGCAGCTCGACTTCGCCACAGAGGCCTTGGCGCACCCCAATGCTGAGCCCAGCGGCATGCTACGCATTAATGCCCCGGTAGCGTTTGGTCAGCGTCAGATTGTGCCCCTGCTTCATCGCTTTCAAGACCGGTACCCTTCCATCAAGGCCGAACTGCAACTCAACGACCACGTGGTCGATCCGGTTCGCGAAGGGCACGACATCACCTTTCGCGTGGGCAATCTCGCAGACTCATCGCTAGTCGCGCGCCGTCTAGCACCGATGAATTACGTGATCGTGGCGTCGCCGAGCTATCTTCAAACACACGGTGAGCCCGAATCGCCGGAGGCACTCGCCAATCACAATTGCCTGATCTATCAGGGCGAGATGGGCCGCCAGCGATGGTACTTTCAGGCACCGGATCAAACGAGCGCCAAGCCTTTCGAGGTCACCGGCAACCTTTACAGCAACGATGCTATCAGCTTGGTCCATGCGGCCCTTTTGGGGCAGGGGCTGGTGATGTTTCCAACCTGGCTAATTGCTGACGAGCTCAAAGCCGGGACATTGGTCGCACTGCTTGAATACTGGCGCTGCGAGGTCATGCCCGGGCGACGCGACATCCACGTGCTTACCACCGAACGCCGTCTTCGTTCACGCAAGGTTCGCGTTTTTCTCGACTACTTGTTCGAGTCGCTGGCTCCCCTTCCTCCTTGGGATTGTTGGCGTAAGGAGTGTTAACCAATATTCATGAGATTCCAGAATAGTTAGGAGCGGACATTCAGCGTGGGCTGATAGAACACCATTCTCACTAGAGAACTCGAGCGCAGCGAGTATTTTTCCTGTGAAGCTACTTGTTATGGACTCACTTACATCAAGGACTTGCATTGATAAGCAGTTTATAGCTCTCATCTCGCATTGAGGCTATATTGACCAGGGCATGCGGGTACTTTGCTGCGACCACCGCTCTCAGTAGCGCCTGATTGTCAGGAGGCATTTTTCCCCGATAACGATCTCAGTGAGCGACATTGGCGAATAAACGTGCCTTCCTTTCTTTGGAGATACTGCCCTCCACTCTTTTTCGTACTTCCACGCGTTAGATTTTGTTGAGCAAGCTCTCACATGGAAATCGTAGTCCCCACGTTCAATAGAATCTTCATCTATGAGGAAATTAATTTCATCAATAAGATTTAACGTTGGCAGTCTATTCGTGTATGTAACAGGGCAAAGCATCAAATCGCTTAGATCGTTCAGCGACTCTAGTGACGTGTGTAACTCGTTCTCATCAAAGACCAAGCAAAACCCGCGTAACCCATCCGCGTAATGAGCCCACATCAGATGATTTAGTAAGATGTCGTTGCTATCTCCTCTACAGAAACAACAGTAACCATGAGACTCAATTATATCTTTCACCGTTGTGAATAGAGTCTCTTTTAAAAATTCGACACTATTCTGAATTCGATACTTGAGGCTGTCACTTTTCTCAATCTGATCTAGAACATCTTGCTTCATTCCATGTTCTAAAAAATAAGCACGAATTCTCGCATAGAAATCCTCCGCGGCGGTTCTATTCGAAAATGCCTTTGGATACTTTTCACGGAGTTTCACGCGCCCTTCGAATGGATCGTTGAAGTCGAGATAACCAGAAAACCAACACGTACTAGCAGCGAGGCCTGCTAGAGAGTTCTCACTAACCCTAGAGTATCTATATAAACTCATAAAGCACCCCTTCATCAGACAAGGTATCAGGGAGCCAGAATCATCATCCAAAACGCGTTTTTTCTGGCGCGAAAGTATGTTGGAGTAACTTTAGCGTCTTTTGCAAAAATGCATAAAAACATATTTTTGTGGCTCAGGAACGGCTTGCCACCTGCTTTAAATTAATTTTAAATAGACTGCATATTCAAAATTCGTACGTCTACTGCATCTTTAGAATAGCCGCTCAGGGTCGTCAGCTGCCTTAACCACCCCATTAGCATAGATTAAAGTTCTTCAATCAGCTAAAAGCAGCTAACTAGTGCTATCCTATATTAAGGCACATCTTTAGATGGCAACCTTACACAGATATTCAAACTCACCGCTCAGGTAATTCCTACAAACAATAAATATAGGACCTTATGACGTCTACAAGTTCTATGGCGATTAATCTCTGTCAGTTAAAAAAAACGGCGACCTAAGTTACTAACATAATACGAGAAGCTTGCAAATGAATGTAGCGTCTGAATCTCCCCAGGTATTCTAGACACCCGTTAGACTCTTAAAGTAACGTCTTTCATACTCAATTGGTGATAAGTTATCGCTTATCCCGAGTCGGCGTTTTGGGTTGTAAAACATTTTCAATGTGATTGAATACGTCACGTCTAACCACTTCGTTTTTTGAATAAAGCTGTGCTTGATTCACTCTCGCTTGAGGAGTCGAAAGAAGCTAGGAACCATGAATTATCTAGACAGTATTGGAAGCCTCAATTTTGCAATAATAATTACGCCATCAGTAACACTATATCCGTAGCCATAACCCCAACCGAAACCGCCACTTTGACCTCCTACCCCTACAGAACCGGATTGTGTATCGTAATTGTAACGTCCATCAATCGTGGATATAATTTGGATTATTTCATATCCATCCGAATAAAGCTTGTTGCACGAATCTGTGATTCGGATTGAGAAATCCTCGATATCAATATAAGTATCGGACTTTTTTCCTGTGCTAACCCATTCTTCACGCGTTTCAAAGACGGGCACTTCAGTTTCAACCTCTTCTTTCTTGAAAATCCCTTTTGTCTTAGTAACTTTCTTTGTACCCACCTGATATTTAACGTTCTTTTTTTTCCTAATATCCGACATATTTGCTCGGATCCAAGTGTGAGTATATTGGGGCTTATTCTCATCACTCATAAAACCTCCTTTCTTGTTTTTCTTAACAGTTTATTAATGCACATGCGCGTTTATTTGAGAAGCTTTGTTAGACAATACGCCTTTTTAGCTAAATACTACTGTGAATAACCGGTCTCAACGAAAACCGATTTAGGGTGATAACGCCTATGCATAAATAATTTTTTCGACCTGGTGCAGTCTTTCAGTAACCTCGTAGAAATGCGCAGAAATCATCATCAATACCATGGTTTTCAGGACAAATTTTTCATTTGTGCTATCCTAATTGTTTCGAGGGAGAGCATTTTTTCTTTCATTGC is part of the Halomonas sp. GT genome and harbors:
- a CDS encoding extracellular catalytic domain type 1 short-chain-length polyhydroxyalkanoate depolymerase, whose protein sequence is MPRTSGSQNRLTDLKEFGADPGALHADTYIPKNFSKNGPLVVVLHGSTQSAEGYDLGSGWSALADECGIALLYPEQRKSNNPISSFNWFKSGDSRRGGGEPLSIRHMIERVVEDHDIDPARVFITGMSSGGAMTSVMLATYPEVFAGGAIIAGLPYRSADNLMEAAVRMKGFGGPSDSKLDELVRGASTFDGPWPTISVWHGSSDSTVDHSNADSIVRQWQKVHKVEGPPTRVEKVDGFPRQVWSNPDKRDVIEEYIIEGMGHGTPIMADGEEGLGEEDKYMLEVGISSTRHIAHFWGLTEAVKDS
- a CDS encoding GNAT family N-acetyltransferase, whose protein sequence is MAHICQMWVTPAVRGEGIAKALLSEIRTWALDKECECLALDVAPCCRKYFLKKLRRKKERSKQTL
- a CDS encoding SDR family oxidoreductase; translated protein: MRKGIALVVGATGITGGNLASYLVASGWTVYGLSRHASEQNGVNPVTTDLLDASATQEALAGLPITHVFYCTWVGRENEKANVEANSAMMRNLFASLDDVNLEHASLVTGTKQYLGSFEAYGSGRIETPFRESEPRVPGDNFYYALEDVLFENAERQGFAWNVHRPHTVIGYARGNAMNMGTTLAVYASICKATGKPFIFPGSQIQWNALTDMTDALVLARQMEWAATTPGAANQAFNTVNGDVFRWRRMWREIGEYFGLEVVECPETTQPLDTQMAGIDDTWREIAEKHNLVEADVTKLASWWHTDADLGRDQECVNDTTKSRDFGFDHFRETRSAFFDLFDRLRAEKIIP
- a CDS encoding LysR family transcriptional regulator, with the protein product MDLNALRVFERVAATGSFTATARHFHRAVSSISRQIQGLEEDVGQPLFYRHTRAVALTEAGWRYYEEVRDILEQLDFATEALAHPNAEPSGMLRINAPVAFGQRQIVPLLHRFQDRYPSIKAELQLNDHVVDPVREGHDITFRVGNLADSSLVARRLAPMNYVIVASPSYLQTHGEPESPEALANHNCLIYQGEMGRQRWYFQAPDQTSAKPFEVTGNLYSNDAISLVHAALLGQGLVMFPTWLIADELKAGTLVALLEYWRCEVMPGRRDIHVLTTERRLRSRKVRVFLDYLFESLAPLPPWDCWRKEC
- a CDS encoding DUF2971 domain-containing protein — protein: MSLYRYSRVSENSLAGLAASTCWFSGYLDFNDPFEGRVKLREKYPKAFSNRTAAEDFYARIRAYFLEHGMKQDVLDQIEKSDSLKYRIQNSVEFLKETLFTTVKDIIESHGYCCFCRGDSNDILLNHLMWAHYADGLRGFCLVFDENELHTSLESLNDLSDLMLCPVTYTNRLPTLNLIDEINFLIDEDSIERGDYDFHVRACSTKSNAWKYEKEWRAVSPKKGRHVYSPMSLTEIVIGEKCLLTIRRY